Proteins encoded together in one Streptomyces sp. B1I3 window:
- a CDS encoding YggS family pyridoxal phosphate-dependent enzyme, whose amino-acid sequence MTDRKDQLAANLAQVEERIASACAAAGREREEVTLVVVTKTYPASDVRILHELGVRHVAENRDQDAAPKAAACADLSLTWHFVGQLQTNKVRSVTGYADVVQSVDRVKLVTALSAAAVKGGRELGCLIQVALDAETGERGDRGGVAPDAIEELAAAVETAPGLRLGGLMTVAPLAGPYAGRQRAAFDRLMEFSSRLRGNHPAANMVSAGMSADLEDAVAAGATHVRVGTAVLGVRPRLG is encoded by the coding sequence ATGACGGATCGTAAGGACCAACTCGCGGCGAACCTCGCACAGGTGGAGGAACGTATCGCCTCCGCCTGCGCCGCGGCGGGCCGCGAGCGGGAAGAAGTGACCCTCGTCGTGGTCACCAAGACCTACCCCGCGAGCGACGTGCGCATCCTGCACGAACTCGGTGTGCGCCATGTCGCCGAGAACCGGGACCAGGACGCGGCGCCCAAAGCCGCCGCATGTGCGGATCTGTCGCTCACCTGGCACTTCGTCGGACAGTTGCAGACGAACAAGGTCCGTTCTGTGACCGGATATGCCGATGTGGTGCAATCGGTGGACCGGGTCAAGCTCGTCACCGCGTTGTCCGCGGCGGCTGTGAAGGGCGGGCGGGAACTCGGCTGCCTCATCCAGGTCGCCCTCGACGCGGAGACCGGCGAGCGCGGTGACCGGGGAGGTGTCGCGCCGGACGCGATCGAGGAGTTGGCCGCGGCGGTGGAAACGGCGCCGGGGCTCAGGCTCGGTGGTCTGATGACCGTCGCCCCGCTCGCCGGGCCTTATGCGGGCCGGCAACGGGCCGCGTTCGACCGGCTGATGGAATTCTCATCCCGCCTGCGCGGGAACCATCCGGCTGCGAACATGGTCTCCGCAGGGATGAGTGCGGATCTCGAGGACGCGGTGGCGGCCGGAGCGACACATGTACGCGTCGGTACGGCGGTACTCGGAGTCCGACCCCGGCTCGGGTAA